The following are from one region of the Streptomyces rubrogriseus genome:
- a CDS encoding xylulokinase encodes MGIVAGLDSSPDFTRIVVCDSDTGAVLRQGYAPHPLESPEGGGRPADVDPQAWLLSLGEAAGGGLLEGVQAIGVSAQANSVVPLDAQGNTVRPAMVGGDKRSQVAAADLIDALGGREAWAQAVGSVPQTGQPVTKLRWLARTEPEAAARTAVLLQAHDWLVWQLLGRPVRRTTDRGGASGTGYWSAATGGYRPDLVELALGHQAILPEVIGPADAAGTTPEGLLISAGTGETQAAAFGLGIGLGDAVVSLGASGSVMAVHPEALVDQYGMITSLADATGMHLPVVTTLNAVRALRGTAELLGVPDLESLSELAMKSTPGSHGLVLLPYLEGERTPNLPHTAGTLAGLRRESMRPEHLARAAFEGMLCGLADALDVLRGRGVDVRRVFLLGAAAELPAVQAAAPALFGTQVVVPQPADYAAIGSARQAAWALGVSQGTLDPRTPPVWQGAVAQVLEPGEELAVGQAVRQQYVSVREQTHPGAL; translated from the coding sequence ATGGGGATAGTCGCCGGGTTGGACAGTTCGCCCGATTTCACTCGTATCGTCGTCTGCGATTCGGACACGGGTGCCGTGCTGCGCCAGGGCTACGCGCCGCACCCGCTGGAGAGCCCCGAGGGCGGGGGCCGGCCCGCGGACGTCGATCCGCAGGCCTGGCTGCTGTCCCTCGGGGAGGCGGCCGGCGGCGGGCTCCTCGAGGGCGTGCAGGCCATCGGCGTGTCGGCGCAGGCCAACTCGGTCGTGCCGCTGGACGCCCAGGGCAACACCGTGCGCCCGGCCATGGTCGGTGGCGACAAGCGCTCCCAGGTCGCGGCGGCCGACCTGATCGACGCGCTCGGCGGGCGTGAGGCGTGGGCGCAGGCGGTGGGCTCGGTGCCGCAGACCGGGCAGCCGGTGACGAAGCTGCGCTGGCTGGCGCGGACCGAGCCGGAGGCCGCCGCGCGGACCGCCGTACTGCTCCAGGCGCACGACTGGCTGGTGTGGCAGCTGCTCGGGCGGCCGGTCCGGCGGACCACCGACCGGGGCGGGGCGTCGGGCACCGGGTACTGGTCGGCTGCGACCGGCGGTTACCGGCCCGATCTGGTCGAGCTGGCGCTCGGGCACCAGGCGATCCTGCCGGAGGTGATCGGCCCGGCCGACGCGGCCGGTACGACGCCGGAGGGGCTGCTGATCTCCGCCGGAACCGGTGAGACCCAGGCGGCCGCCTTCGGGCTCGGGATCGGGCTGGGCGACGCGGTGGTGTCGCTGGGCGCCTCCGGGTCCGTGATGGCCGTGCACCCGGAAGCGCTCGTCGACCAGTACGGCATGATCACCTCCCTCGCCGACGCCACCGGCATGCACCTGCCGGTCGTCACCACCCTGAACGCCGTACGGGCGCTGCGCGGCACCGCCGAACTGCTCGGGGTGCCGGACCTGGAGAGCCTGTCGGAGCTGGCGATGAAGTCGACGCCCGGATCGCACGGGCTGGTGCTGCTCCCCTATCTGGAGGGCGAGCGGACGCCGAACCTGCCGCACACCGCCGGGACCCTGGCCGGCCTCAGGCGCGAGTCGATGCGGCCGGAGCACCTGGCGCGGGCCGCGTTCGAGGGCATGCTGTGCGGTCTCGCCGACGCCCTGGACGTGCTGCGCGGCCGGGGCGTGGACGTACGGCGGGTGTTCCTGCTGGGTGCGGCGGCCGAGCTGCCGGCCGTGCAGGCGGCGGCGCCCGCGCTGTTCGGCACGCAGGTCGTCGTGCCGCAGCCCGCGGACTACGCGGCGATCGGATCGGCCCGGCAGGCGGCCTGGGCGCTGGGCGTCTCCCAGGGCACGCTGGACCCGCGCACTCCCCCGGTCTGGCAGGGCGCGGTGGCGCAGGTCCTGGAGCCGGGCGAGGAGCTGGCGGTGGGACAGGCGGTGCGCCAGCAGTACGTGTCGGTGCGCGAGCAGACGCACCCGGGCGCGCTCTGA
- a CDS encoding YtxH domain-containing protein: MRYRLTFVVGLAVGYVLGTKAGRERYEQLRKSAQQVAQNPAVRNTAESAAQQGRHFADKAYHVVSDKVGDRMPDSVAHRVRSLRERGSNGSGPDDWGTSNT; the protein is encoded by the coding sequence ATGCGATACCGGCTCACGTTCGTCGTCGGACTAGCGGTGGGTTACGTGCTCGGCACGAAGGCCGGGCGGGAGCGTTACGAGCAGTTGCGGAAGTCCGCGCAGCAGGTCGCGCAGAACCCGGCCGTGCGCAACACCGCGGAGTCCGCCGCCCAGCAGGGCAGGCACTTCGCCGACAAGGCGTACCACGTGGTGAGCGACAAGGTCGGCGACCGGATGCCCGACTCGGTGGCCCACCGGGTCCGCTCGCTGCGGGAACGCGGCAGCAACGGCAGCGGTCCCGACGACTGGGGCACCAGCAACACCTGA
- a CDS encoding FAD-dependent oxidoreductase, whose product MHVLIAGGGVAGPATAVALRKIGVDVTVHEARPREDKDVGLWVMIAPNGLSALDALGLKETALRRSLTGAAGPSGFVPIRRVALYRLLREAAVARGARVEHDRRLVDADTTADGVTAHFADGTSAVGDLLVGCDGIRSRTRSLIDPAAPSARYVPLLNLGGFASGVPTPGEPAQLHFVRARKGFFGYAASPRHAVWWFANLPWGAEPSRAELAAMDRAVLTERLLDAFAEAPSFVRDLVRATHSDLYALATHDLPEVPRWWRDRMVLLGDAAHATTPTSGQGSSMALEDAVVLAKCLRELPVPRALARYEQLRRERVEGIVALGARASAAKLHGRLPDGSLDWVHDYRIDWAAPV is encoded by the coding sequence ATGCACGTCCTGATCGCCGGCGGCGGGGTGGCCGGCCCGGCCACCGCCGTCGCGCTGCGCAAGATCGGTGTGGACGTCACCGTCCACGAGGCCCGCCCGCGCGAGGACAAGGACGTCGGGCTGTGGGTGATGATCGCCCCGAACGGCCTCTCGGCGCTCGACGCCCTGGGGCTCAAGGAGACGGCGCTGCGTCGTTCGCTCACGGGGGCGGCCGGACCCTCCGGATTCGTGCCGATCCGCCGCGTCGCGCTCTACCGGCTGCTGCGCGAGGCGGCGGTGGCGCGCGGCGCGCGCGTCGAGCACGACCGCAGGCTGGTCGACGCCGACACCACCGCCGACGGTGTGACCGCACACTTCGCCGACGGCACCTCCGCCGTGGGCGACCTCCTCGTCGGCTGCGACGGCATCCGCTCCCGCACCAGGTCGCTCATCGATCCCGCGGCGCCGTCCGCACGCTACGTCCCGCTGCTCAACCTCGGCGGCTTCGCCTCCGGGGTGCCGACCCCGGGTGAACCGGCACAGCTTCACTTCGTCCGCGCCCGCAAGGGCTTCTTCGGCTACGCGGCCTCGCCGCGGCACGCGGTGTGGTGGTTCGCCAATCTGCCCTGGGGCGCGGAGCCGAGCCGGGCCGAGCTGGCGGCGATGGACCGCGCCGTGCTCACCGAGCGGCTGCTGGACGCCTTCGCCGAAGCGCCCTCATTCGTGCGGGACCTGGTCCGCGCGACCCACAGCGACCTGTACGCGCTGGCCACCCACGATCTGCCCGAGGTGCCGCGCTGGTGGCGGGACCGGATGGTCCTTCTCGGCGACGCCGCGCACGCGACCACGCCGACCTCGGGTCAGGGCTCGTCGATGGCTCTGGAGGACGCGGTGGTGCTTGCAAAGTGCCTGCGGGAGCTTCCGGTGCCCCGGGCACTGGCCCGTTACGAACAGCTGCGCAGGGAACGCGTCGAGGGCATCGTCGCGCTCGGTGCCCGCGCGTCGGCCGCCAAGCTGCACGGCAGGCTGCCCGACGGCTCGCTCGACTGGGTCCACGACTACCGGATCGACTGGGCGGCCCCCGTCTGA
- a CDS encoding sensor histidine kinase, with translation MSAVPPPLAQQLHDGVLQSLAIARIRLDRALAQDGPLPRELGAELRLLLDHEIAGLRGLISGSAASAPPQPDLPSALTATAEHLRSVTGIRIRVDSRTAPPGRWSGNDLTAYRIVREALHNTAKHSGATHAWVTVTARGDRLVCAVHDDGGGFAPDAARSRFGLTAMSAQAREAGGSLDVRSRRTGTFVTLVLPRQPVSKGKVHP, from the coding sequence ATGAGCGCGGTGCCGCCCCCGCTGGCCCAACAACTGCACGACGGCGTACTTCAGTCCCTGGCGATCGCGCGCATCCGACTGGACCGGGCGCTCGCCCAGGACGGTCCGCTGCCCCGCGAGCTGGGCGCGGAACTCAGGCTCCTGCTGGACCACGAGATCGCCGGCCTGCGCGGCCTGATCAGCGGCTCGGCCGCGTCCGCACCACCGCAACCCGACCTGCCCAGCGCGCTGACCGCCACCGCCGAGCACCTGCGGTCGGTCACGGGCATCCGCATCCGCGTCGACAGCCGCACCGCACCGCCCGGCCGGTGGTCGGGGAACGACCTGACCGCCTATCGGATCGTCCGCGAGGCGTTGCACAACACCGCCAAGCACAGTGGCGCCACACACGCCTGGGTGACCGTCACCGCACGCGGGGACCGGCTGGTCTGCGCGGTGCACGACGACGGCGGGGGCTTCGCGCCGGACGCCGCCCGCTCCCGCTTCGGGCTGACCGCCATGTCCGCCCAGGCGAGGGAGGCGGGCGGTTCCCTGGACGTCCGGTCCCGTCGCACGGGCACGTTCGTCACCTTGGTGCTGCCCAGACAACCGGTATCCAAGGGGAAGGTCCACCCATGA
- a CDS encoding class I SAM-dependent methyltransferase — MTETETRDMEPNHARTGLPESTEARVQTAAAFYRRPMLAAYDLFVLGLMSRLMWRCPPGRMLAHYDRQVGASHLDIGPGTGWFLDRCRFPVRTPSITLLDLNEVALATAAHRIRRYRPETLVGDAFRPLAAGPARFDSVGLNFLLHCLPGTMAEKSVVFDHVAPFLRPGARVFGSTVLGEGPHHTRRSGKLLAKLNRSGVFNNLGDGTAALDEQLRARFTDVETARVGAVCLFTARSPETR, encoded by the coding sequence ATGACTGAGACCGAAACGAGGGACATGGAGCCGAACCACGCGCGAACCGGGCTTCCCGAGTCGACCGAAGCCCGTGTTCAGACCGCCGCCGCCTTCTACCGCCGCCCGATGCTCGCCGCCTACGACCTGTTCGTGCTCGGCCTGATGAGCCGCCTCATGTGGCGTTGCCCGCCGGGCCGCATGCTGGCCCACTACGACCGGCAGGTCGGCGCGTCGCACCTGGACATCGGTCCGGGCACCGGCTGGTTCCTGGACCGCTGCCGGTTCCCGGTTCGGACTCCCTCGATCACGCTGCTCGACCTCAACGAGGTGGCGCTGGCCACCGCCGCGCACCGGATCAGGCGGTATCGCCCCGAGACCTTGGTCGGTGACGCGTTCCGGCCCCTGGCCGCGGGCCCGGCGCGGTTCGACTCGGTCGGCCTGAACTTCCTGCTGCACTGTCTGCCCGGGACCATGGCGGAGAAGTCGGTCGTCTTCGACCACGTGGCGCCGTTCCTGCGGCCCGGTGCCCGGGTGTTCGGCAGCACGGTGCTGGGCGAGGGCCCCCACCACACGCGGCGCTCCGGCAAGCTGCTGGCCAAGCTCAACCGCAGCGGGGTCTTCAACAACCTCGGCGACGGGACGGCGGCCCTGGACGAGCAGTTGCGCGCCCGGTTCACCGACGTCGAGACCGCACGCGTAGGTGCGGTCTGCCTCTTCACGGCCCGTTCCCCGGAGACGCGATGA
- a CDS encoding SAM-dependent methyltransferase codes for MDASAAPARTPAGAGVTAVAVAMARAMESDRSDRMFHDPYAQSFVDAARATLDADEWSSLVSWVDLFYSRGVVRTRFIDDFVRDAAAGGCTQVVLLGAGLDARAFRLPLPDADVYEVDTPSVFAFKDRVLTDAGAPVTARSRTAVPTDLREDFATRLGETAFAAHRPTAWVAEGVLPYLSAEQARRVIGEIGRLSAPGSRLVFEHSDKPGPDPKAAATPGAARISALVRGGLGPGGRDWVAGHGWTLRITERAELGPRYGRPDGRLTGGQFVTATHD; via the coding sequence ATGGACGCATCAGCAGCACCGGCGAGGACGCCGGCCGGCGCCGGGGTCACCGCGGTCGCGGTGGCCATGGCCCGGGCCATGGAGTCCGACCGCTCGGACCGTATGTTCCACGACCCGTACGCCCAGTCGTTCGTGGACGCGGCCAGGGCGACGCTCGACGCCGACGAGTGGTCGTCGCTGGTCTCCTGGGTCGACCTGTTCTACAGCAGAGGGGTGGTGCGCACCCGGTTCATCGACGACTTCGTGCGGGACGCCGCGGCAGGCGGCTGTACCCAGGTGGTGCTGCTCGGCGCGGGCCTCGACGCGCGCGCCTTCCGGCTGCCGCTGCCGGACGCCGACGTGTACGAGGTGGACACGCCGTCGGTGTTCGCCTTCAAGGACCGGGTGCTCACCGACGCCGGTGCCCCGGTGACCGCCCGTTCGCGCACCGCCGTCCCCACCGACCTGCGCGAGGACTTCGCCACGCGGCTCGGGGAGACCGCCTTCGCCGCGCACCGGCCGACCGCGTGGGTGGCCGAGGGAGTGCTGCCCTATCTGAGCGCCGAGCAGGCCCGGCGGGTGATCGGCGAGATCGGCCGGCTGTCCGCGCCCGGCAGCAGGCTGGTCTTCGAGCACTCCGACAAGCCGGGGCCGGACCCGAAGGCCGCCGCCACCCCCGGCGCGGCCCGGATCAGCGCCCTGGTCCGCGGCGGCCTCGGCCCCGGCGGCCGGGACTGGGTGGCCGGCCACGGCTGGACCCTCCGGATCACCGAACGCGCCGAGCTGGGACCCCGCTACGGACGGCCCGACGGCCGGCTGACCGGTGGCCAGTTCGTCACCGCGACCCATGACTGA
- a CDS encoding response regulator: MTARDASRPPTVLICDDHPVVRCGIRTLLDDDRHLIVGEAADLAGTVDQVKRHRPTVLLLDLSFLGTLSLGILPTVRAVSPNTRVLILTMHNDPASARRSLAAGAHGFLPKDAAAEELVAAVDTLVGGGRYLHPALGAALFDHRTDPDSPLSGREREVLGLIADGLTHRQIADELGLSVRTIEAQRASIKVKLGVSRRAELITHARRLRLVTTGGDR, translated from the coding sequence ATGACCGCACGGGACGCCAGCCGTCCGCCGACCGTCTTGATCTGCGACGACCACCCCGTCGTGCGGTGCGGCATCCGCACCCTGCTCGACGACGACCGCCACCTGATCGTGGGCGAGGCGGCCGACCTGGCCGGCACCGTCGACCAGGTGAAGCGGCACCGGCCCACCGTGCTGCTGCTCGACCTGAGCTTCCTCGGCACCCTCAGTCTCGGGATCCTGCCCACCGTGCGGGCGGTGTCGCCGAACACCCGGGTACTGATCCTGACCATGCACAACGACCCGGCTTCGGCCCGGCGGTCACTCGCCGCGGGTGCGCACGGGTTCCTGCCCAAGGACGCCGCCGCCGAGGAACTCGTCGCCGCGGTCGACACCCTCGTCGGGGGCGGCCGGTACCTGCATCCGGCCCTCGGCGCCGCCCTGTTCGACCACCGCACCGACCCCGACAGCCCGCTGAGCGGCCGGGAGCGCGAGGTGCTCGGACTGATCGCGGACGGCCTGACTCATCGGCAGATAGCCGACGAGCTCGGCCTGTCCGTGCGCACCATCGAGGCGCAGCGGGCGTCGATCAAGGTCAAGCTCGGGGTCAGCAGACGCGCGGAGCTGATCACGCATGCCCGGCGGCTGCGGCTGGTGACGACAGGAGGCGATCGGTGA
- a CDS encoding tyrosine-protein phosphatase, translated as MRTVVLAVDVVRESSGALAVSWELDGAGPVELAVGPSPEAVDHDHPVARVDGAVRALLPEPGPGRCYVSVAPVDGGAAVLAAERVVPLEGASNFRDLGGYRIRDGGRTRWGMVFRADAPDRLTGADLAAIGGLGLRTAYDLRTDGERAKAPSVLPPVVRRVPFAIGGEASRPTPLGELFRGDRTRAIPDDFLYRVYLDMVEQDAAVFGRVLTGLAEPDGLPAVIHCTAGKDRTGLAAALLLSVLGVDDATLLDDYTLSRLYFNERRMAGLTPRLAALGLDEERYHAVFGAPRAAMAATLDQLRQRYASVEEYLTGRAGVTPGTIAALRARLVAPAADTPGRTAPPELRGAGPAEPGQTGAAQSIR; from the coding sequence ATGAGAACGGTCGTGCTGGCGGTCGACGTGGTCCGCGAGAGCAGCGGCGCCCTCGCGGTGTCCTGGGAGCTGGACGGCGCGGGCCCGGTGGAACTGGCGGTCGGGCCGTCGCCCGAGGCCGTCGACCACGACCACCCGGTCGCCCGGGTCGACGGCGCCGTCCGGGCACTGCTGCCCGAGCCGGGGCCCGGACGGTGCTACGTGTCGGTCGCCCCCGTCGACGGCGGCGCCGCGGTGCTGGCCGCCGAACGCGTGGTGCCGCTGGAGGGCGCGAGCAACTTCCGGGACCTGGGCGGTTATCGCATCAGGGACGGCGGTCGCACCCGGTGGGGCATGGTCTTCCGGGCCGACGCGCCCGACCGGCTCACCGGAGCCGACCTCGCGGCGATCGGCGGGCTGGGCCTACGCACGGCGTACGACCTGCGCACCGACGGCGAGCGCGCGAAGGCGCCCTCCGTGCTCCCCCCCGTCGTCCGGCGCGTACCGTTCGCCATCGGCGGCGAGGCCTCGCGCCCCACACCGCTCGGCGAGTTGTTCCGCGGCGACCGGACGCGCGCCATCCCCGACGACTTCCTGTACCGGGTCTACCTGGACATGGTCGAACAGGACGCGGCCGTCTTCGGCCGGGTACTCACCGGGCTCGCCGAACCGGACGGCCTGCCCGCGGTGATCCACTGCACGGCGGGCAAGGACCGCACCGGCCTGGCGGCCGCGCTGCTGCTGTCGGTGCTCGGGGTGGACGACGCGACACTGCTGGACGACTACACGCTGAGCAGGCTCTACTTCAACGAACGCCGGATGGCCGGGCTGACGCCACGGCTCGCCGCGCTCGGCCTGGACGAGGAGCGCTATCACGCGGTGTTCGGCGCGCCGCGGGCCGCGATGGCGGCCACACTCGACCAACTGCGCCAACGGTACGCGTCGGTGGAGGAGTACCTCACCGGGCGGGCCGGCGTGACGCCCGGGACGATCGCCGCGCTGCGGGCACGACTGGTCGCGCCCGCAGCGGACACGCCGGGCCGGACCGCGCCGCCCGAGCTCCGAGGCGCCGGTCCGGCGGAGCCGGGTCAGACGGGGGCCGCCCAGTCGATCCGGTAG
- a CDS encoding ABC transporter ATP-binding protein produces the protein MLIRLLRTYLRPYKKPIALLVALQFLQTCASLYLPTLNADIIDEGVVKGDSGYILSYGALMIGISLAQVVCNIGAVFYGARTAAALGRDVRGAVFDRVQSFSAREVGHFGAPSLITRTTNDVQQVQMLALMTFTLMVSAPIMCVGGIVMALGLDVPLSGVLLGVVPVLAICVTLIVRKLRPLFRKMQVRLDTVNRVLREQITGNRVIRAFVRDEYEQQRFRKANTELTEVALGTGNLLALMFPVVMTVVNLSSIAVVWFGAHRIDSGGMQIGDLTAFLAYLMQIVMSVMMATFMFMMVPRAEVCAERIQEVLETESSVVPPVAPVTELRRHGHLEIREAGFRYPGAEEPVLRHIDLVAKPGETTAVIGSTGSGKSTLLGLVPRLFDATDGEVLVNGVDVRTVDPKTLAKVVSLVPQKPYLFAGTVATNLRYGNPDATDEELWHALAVAQAKEFVSELEGGLDAPIAQGGTNVSGGQRQRLAIARTLVQRPEIYLFDDSFSALDYATDAALRAELAQETAEATVVIVAQRVATIRDADRIVVLDEGRVVGVGRHHELMADNETYREIVLSQLTEAEAA, from the coding sequence GTGCTCATACGACTACTGCGGACCTATCTCAGGCCGTACAAGAAACCCATCGCCCTGCTGGTGGCGCTGCAGTTCCTGCAGACCTGTGCCTCCCTCTACCTGCCGACCCTGAACGCGGACATCATCGACGAGGGCGTCGTGAAGGGTGACTCGGGCTACATCCTGAGCTACGGCGCCCTGATGATCGGCATCTCGCTGGCCCAGGTGGTCTGCAACATCGGCGCGGTCTTCTACGGGGCGCGCACCGCGGCCGCCCTCGGCCGGGACGTGCGCGGTGCCGTCTTCGACCGGGTGCAGTCCTTCTCGGCCCGCGAGGTGGGCCACTTCGGCGCGCCCTCGCTGATCACCCGGACCACCAACGACGTGCAGCAGGTCCAGATGCTGGCCCTGATGACGTTCACGCTGATGGTGTCGGCGCCGATCATGTGCGTGGGCGGCATCGTGATGGCGCTCGGTCTGGACGTGCCGCTGTCCGGGGTGCTGCTCGGGGTCGTGCCGGTGCTGGCGATCTGCGTCACGCTGATCGTGCGCAAGCTGCGCCCGCTGTTCCGGAAGATGCAGGTGCGCCTGGACACGGTGAACCGGGTGCTGCGCGAGCAGATCACCGGCAACCGGGTCATCCGCGCCTTCGTGCGCGACGAGTACGAGCAGCAGCGCTTCCGGAAGGCCAACACCGAGCTGACCGAGGTGGCCCTCGGCACCGGCAACCTGCTGGCGCTGATGTTCCCGGTGGTCATGACGGTGGTGAACCTGTCGTCGATCGCGGTGGTGTGGTTCGGCGCCCACCGGATCGACAGCGGCGGGATGCAGATCGGCGACCTGACGGCGTTCCTCGCCTATCTGATGCAGATCGTCATGTCCGTGATGATGGCCACCTTCATGTTCATGATGGTGCCGCGCGCGGAGGTGTGCGCCGAGCGCATCCAGGAGGTCCTGGAGACCGAGAGCAGTGTGGTGCCGCCGGTGGCCCCGGTCACCGAGCTGCGCCGGCACGGGCACCTGGAGATCCGGGAGGCGGGCTTCCGCTACCCGGGTGCCGAGGAGCCGGTGCTCAGGCACATCGACCTGGTGGCCAAGCCGGGCGAGACGACCGCCGTCATCGGCTCGACCGGCAGCGGCAAGTCGACGCTGCTGGGCCTGGTCCCCCGGCTCTTCGACGCCACCGACGGGGAGGTCCTGGTCAACGGCGTGGACGTGCGCACCGTCGACCCGAAGACGCTGGCCAAGGTGGTGAGCCTGGTGCCGCAGAAGCCGTACCTCTTCGCCGGCACCGTCGCGACCAATCTGCGCTACGGCAATCCGGACGCGACGGACGAGGAGCTCTGGCACGCGCTGGCGGTGGCGCAGGCCAAGGAGTTCGTCTCCGAGCTGGAGGGCGGGCTCGACGCGCCGATCGCGCAGGGCGGCACCAATGTGTCGGGCGGTCAGCGCCAGCGGCTCGCGATCGCCCGGACGCTGGTCCAGCGCCCGGAGATCTACCTCTTCGACGACTCCTTCTCCGCCCTCGACTACGCCACCGACGCGGCGCTGCGGGCCGAGCTGGCCCAGGAGACCGCCGAGGCGACCGTGGTCATCGTGGCGCAGCGGGTGGCGACCATCCGGGACGCGGACCGGATCGTCGTGCTGGACGAGGGGCGGGTGGTCGGCGTGGGCCGGCACCACGAGCTGATGGCGGACAACGAGACCTACCGGGAGATCGTGCTCTCCCAGCTGACGGAAGCGGAGGCTGCCTGA
- a CDS encoding class I SAM-dependent methyltransferase, which yields MLTGRPSRTALSSARARAVHQTEDSPRVFADPLATRIVEGSGGPPAPGAAAGMPAEVRLFMALRQRVAEDALRAAPRTRQVVVLGAGLDTFACRNRDPGLRVFEVDHPATQAWKRERLAAAGIEVPDTAVFCPVDLAEQTAEAALAAAGFDRDAPAFFLLLGVAPYLTRDALLTTARFVAGLPAAAELVLDYNQPPDALPPDRRPALVAQAEAMARTGEPWRSFFTPAEIAADLTGAGFDRVADIGWRDCLARYALDPSLPDLFGGRIAHARAGGRERNQPTCTS from the coding sequence ATGCTGACGGGCCGGCCCAGCCGTACCGCGCTCAGTTCGGCGCGCGCGCGTGCCGTGCACCAGACGGAGGACTCGCCCCGCGTGTTCGCCGACCCCTTGGCGACGCGCATCGTCGAGGGGTCCGGCGGCCCTCCCGCGCCGGGCGCCGCCGCCGGCATGCCCGCCGAGGTCCGGCTGTTCATGGCGCTGCGCCAGCGGGTGGCCGAGGACGCGCTGCGGGCCGCCCCGCGCACCCGGCAGGTGGTCGTCCTCGGGGCGGGCCTGGACACCTTCGCCTGCCGCAACCGCGACCCCGGGCTGCGGGTGTTCGAGGTCGATCACCCGGCCACCCAGGCGTGGAAGCGCGAACGCCTGGCCGCGGCCGGCATCGAGGTGCCGGACACGGCGGTGTTCTGCCCGGTCGACCTGGCCGAGCAGACCGCGGAGGCCGCTCTCGCCGCGGCCGGTTTCGACCGGGACGCGCCGGCGTTCTTCCTGCTGCTGGGGGTGGCCCCCTACCTGACCAGGGATGCATTGCTGACCACCGCCCGTTTCGTGGCGGGGCTCCCCGCCGCGGCGGAGCTGGTCCTCGACTACAACCAGCCGCCCGACGCGCTGCCGCCGGACCGCAGGCCGGCGCTGGTGGCGCAGGCCGAGGCCATGGCCCGGACGGGCGAGCCGTGGCGGTCGTTCTTCACCCCGGCCGAGATCGCCGCCGACCTGACCGGCGCCGGGTTCGACCGCGTCGCCGACATCGGATGGCGGGACTGCCTGGCACGCTACGCGCTCGACCCTTCGCTGCCCGATCTGTTCGGCGGCCGGATCGCCCATGCCCGCGCCGGCGGACGAGAGAGGAACCAGCCGACATGCACGTCCTGA
- a CDS encoding phosphopantetheine-binding protein gives MEILVVKAGLPRSAVTADPGATMSDVDLDSLAYLQLRVEIEDRHGIEIGEEYAKATFGELVRLVNEGLSEHAR, from the coding sequence ATGGAAATCCTGGTCGTCAAGGCAGGGCTCCCCCGGTCCGCGGTCACCGCCGATCCCGGAGCCACGATGAGTGACGTGGACCTGGACTCGCTGGCGTATCTGCAGCTCAGGGTGGAGATCGAGGACCGCCACGGGATCGAGATCGGCGAGGAGTACGCGAAGGCGACCTTCGGCGAGCTGGTGAGGCTGGTCAACGAGGGACTGAGCGAGCACGCGCGATGA